From Methanococcus maripaludis, one genomic window encodes:
- a CDS encoding TIGR04279 domain-containing protein has translation MKIINFFIPVLLLLSAIPMGFAASGETVVIASTPADAILAAQYAKEMGYKFVYTPSGSLSDEAIAAIGSASNAIMIGGPDAISADVESQLKAKVSNVERVFGETRVETSLALLERMVQENPEALNNIVLAEGFNEGITPAALNFGAPILYFSPDNYEKVSAFMNSHKVTNAVVMGSSVPDTLRTAVSNAADTTNVVTGAAETIIKTALSVASNLNPSIGDAAAAIVSSTLSNDPLMSAISAFASGDVGSVVSLTSSDSDSITEIVEAVASITKEVSVLSDNDAVSDIISESAPDGTSVTKTTTSSDIIPSTGGGSSSSSTTTTSAQKYTIVSIDGTEKVKFADFSVSGTDGNNVKITGEENIVLPDVTINTNLAAKSYTGSSGSVAITYEGTGSGLAVAYPIETGAITYGSDVTATFYGATTLASQQVTAHVISDRQAFRDSINDLLEGNADAFITMLNNADTTTATTDASGDATFTLSPAGYGENIVLVTLGDGTITTTATVLGFSGFEYLKYELNMTQEWFYSDGNDTEIWMELNDTPVSDIRYGVIGITKDGYSFTLNIVGTSTADKNFDVSLVGNGGTSKIIDDSELVSITASSVQGILNAAFTDTTAGMAYSNAVNESALPLVIMGFNAPAEDCYYIGIVYDVADKNIVAMAQIEEDNTVTVL, from the coding sequence TTGAAAATTATTAATTTTTTCATCCCCGTTTTGCTTTTACTTTCAGCAATTCCAATGGGTTTTGCTGCAAGTGGTGAAACAGTTGTTATTGCATCAACCCCCGCAGATGCAATTTTAGCTGCACAATATGCAAAAGAAATGGGATACAAATTTGTATACACGCCTTCAGGTAGTTTATCTGATGAAGCAATAGCAGCTATTGGATCTGCTAGTAATGCAATAATGATTGGTGGACCTGATGCGATAAGCGCAGATGTGGAAAGCCAGTTAAAAGCAAAAGTTTCAAATGTTGAACGAGTATTTGGTGAGACTAGAGTCGAAACCTCATTAGCATTATTGGAAAGAATGGTTCAGGAAAACCCTGAAGCTTTGAATAATATTGTTCTTGCAGAAGGTTTTAATGAAGGTATAACTCCTGCAGCACTAAACTTCGGTGCGCCAATATTATACTTTTCACCTGATAACTATGAAAAAGTTTCAGCATTTATGAATAGCCATAAAGTTACAAATGCTGTAGTAATGGGAAGTTCAGTTCCAGATACCCTTAGAACTGCGGTATCTAATGCTGCAGACACAACTAACGTGGTAACAGGTGCTGCTGAAACTATCATTAAAACTGCACTGTCCGTAGCTTCAAACTTAAATCCGAGCATTGGAGACGCAGCAGCTGCAATTGTTTCTTCAACATTATCAAATGATCCATTAATGAGTGCAATATCTGCTTTTGCAAGTGGAGATGTTGGATCAGTAGTTTCTTTAACAAGTAGCGATTCAGATTCAATTACTGAGATCGTTGAAGCAGTGGCTTCAATTACTAAAGAAGTTTCAGTTTTAAGTGACAATGATGCTGTTTCAGACATTATTTCTGAATCTGCCCCTGATGGAACAAGTGTAACTAAAACTACAACTTCATCAGATATCATCCCAAGTACTGGTGGAGGATCATCAAGTTCATCTACAACTACAACATCAGCTCAAAAATATACAATAGTTTCAATTGACGGAACAGAAAAAGTTAAATTTGCAGATTTCTCTGTTTCAGGAACTGATGGAAATAATGTAAAAATAACTGGTGAAGAAAATATAGTTCTTCCAGACGTTACAATAAATACAAATTTGGCTGCAAAATCATACACCGGTTCATCAGGAAGTGTAGCTATTACCTATGAAGGAACTGGAAGTGGTTTAGCTGTGGCTTATCCTATAGAAACCGGCGCCATTACATACGGTTCCGATGTAACTGCAACATTCTACGGTGCAACTACTCTGGCAAGCCAGCAAGTTACTGCACACGTAATTTCTGATAGACAGGCATTCAGGGATTCTATAAATGACCTTTTAGAAGGTAATGCAGATGCATTCATTACAATGCTTAACAATGCAGATACAACAACCGCTACAACAGATGCTAGTGGTGACGCAACCTTTACCTTATCTCCTGCAGGTTACGGAGAAAATATTGTACTTGTAACACTTGGTGATGGTACAATTACAACAACTGCAACCGTTTTAGGATTCAGCGGATTTGAATATTTGAAATATGAATTAAACATGACTCAAGAATGGTTTTATTCAGATGGCAATGATACTGAAATATGGATGGAATTAAATGACACTCCAGTCAGTGACATTAGATATGGTGTAATTGGAATTACAAAAGACGGTTACTCATTTACCTTAAATATCGTAGGCACATCAACAGCTGACAAAAACTTTGATGTTTCACTGGTTGGAAATGGTGGAACCTCAAAAATAATTGACGATTCAGAATTAGTTTCAATAACTGCATCATCAGTACAAGGCATATTAAATGCTGCATTTACTGATACTACTGCAGGAATGGCATATTCTAATGCGGTTAATGAGTCAGCACTCCCTCTTGTGATAATGGGATTCAATGCACCTGCTGAAGATTGTTATTACATAGGTATTGTATATGACGTTGCTGACAAAAATATAGTCGCAATGGCTCAGATTGAAGAAGACAATACAGTTACAGTGCTTTAA
- a CDS encoding polysaccharide pyruvyl transferase family protein yields MKKVSILTLVGRNFNNNYGAVLQAYALQETIKKLNYNTEIIDFNPKASKNEILKKICQRINEGNFLNMVLRISSKNISSKLHKKQEILRNKKFETFRSEQLYLSKKTYNNEEELINNYETSDYYIVGSDQVWNPIAGIEKIKVYLFSFVTNSKKISYAASVSKKIPENYKKTYSDLLKDFDYISVREMDGKEQIKQLTDKNIEIVLDPTLLLSKNEWNRISKEPKNIPTYKYIFVYDLYRSNEILSGLCKFAKKRGLKIINYTPNNIYKKIKYTHVSDSFYEYGPSEFLWYLKNSEYVVTSSFHGTVFSLLFEKEFYAVTPDTGYKGGNAFNSRLTDLLDTLGLKNRILDDPSKLNIVNFEKGIDWGKIDEKLNVEKEKSLNFLKNTLNS; encoded by the coding sequence ATGAAAAAAGTATCAATATTAACCTTGGTTGGGAGAAACTTTAATAATAATTATGGTGCAGTACTACAAGCTTATGCATTGCAGGAAACTATAAAAAAATTAAATTATAACACAGAAATTATAGATTTTAATCCAAAAGCTTCAAAAAATGAGATTTTGAAAAAGATATGTCAAAGGATTAATGAAGGTAATTTTTTAAATATGGTTTTGAGAATATCTTCCAAAAATATATCTTCCAAACTACATAAAAAACAAGAAATTTTAAGAAACAAGAAATTTGAAACATTTAGGTCGGAACAATTATATTTATCTAAAAAAACTTACAATAATGAAGAAGAATTAATTAATAATTATGAAACTTCAGACTATTACATCGTGGGATCAGACCAAGTGTGGAATCCTATTGCAGGCATTGAAAAAATTAAAGTTTATTTGTTTTCATTTGTAACTAACTCTAAAAAAATATCTTATGCAGCGAGCGTTTCAAAAAAAATTCCTGAAAATTACAAAAAAACATATTCAGATTTGCTCAAAGATTTTGATTATATATCCGTTAGAGAAATGGACGGTAAAGAACAGATTAAACAGTTGACGGATAAAAATATAGAAATTGTGCTTGACCCGACACTACTTCTTTCAAAAAATGAGTGGAACAGGATATCAAAAGAACCTAAAAACATTCCCACTTATAAATATATCTTTGTATATGATTTATATAGATCCAATGAAATATTATCCGGATTATGCAAATTTGCCAAGAAACGGGGTTTAAAAATTATAAATTATACTCCAAATAATATTTACAAAAAAATTAAATATACTCACGTCTCTGATTCATTTTATGAATATGGGCCTAGTGAATTTTTGTGGTATCTTAAAAATTCAGAGTATGTTGTAACTTCTTCATTTCACGGAACTGTTTTTTCATTGCTTTTTGAAAAAGAATTCTATGCAGTAACGCCCGATACAGGATATAAAGGTGGAAATGCATTTAACAGCAGATTAACTGATCTCCTTGATACCCTTGGTTTAAAAAATCGTATCTTAGACGACCCTTCCAAATTAAACATTGTAAATTTTGAGAAAGGTATCGACTGGGGAAAAATTGATGAAAAGTTGAATGTTGAAAAAGAAAAATCATTGAATTTCTTGAAAAATACTTTGAATTCGTAA
- a CDS encoding MoxR family ATPase, whose product MEGKELLSKIEKEMEKCVVGKEEVIKLLLISMLSKGHVLLEGIPGLAKTTIIKNFAKTFGLSFSRIQLTPDTMPSDIIGVYYYSEKTKDFAIKKGPIFTNILLADEINRTPPKTQSAVLESMQEGQATIEGTSIKLPEPFILMATMNPLEAEGVYSLPEAQMDRFMFKINLEYPKKDEEITMLKKKYEGSFETVNSVISPEDLNEAFKKIFEIKVSDEILEYIYEIVKLTRTDDRLLYGVSPRASEQILYASRALAYLNDRKYVIPDDVKEVSKYVLVHKIKLKIDYEIEGILNKDVVKEILDKAVVLK is encoded by the coding sequence ATGGAAGGAAAAGAATTACTAAGTAAAATTGAAAAAGAAATGGAAAAATGTGTAGTTGGAAAAGAAGAAGTGATTAAACTTCTTTTAATTTCAATGCTTTCAAAGGGCCATGTATTATTAGAAGGAATTCCTGGATTAGCAAAAACCACAATTATTAAAAATTTTGCAAAAACGTTTGGCCTTTCTTTTTCAAGAATACAGTTGACTCCAGATACCATGCCCAGTGACATTATTGGTGTTTATTATTACAGCGAAAAAACAAAAGACTTTGCAATTAAAAAAGGGCCAATTTTTACAAACATCTTACTTGCCGATGAAATAAACCGGACGCCCCCAAAAACACAGTCTGCAGTGCTTGAATCAATGCAGGAAGGGCAAGCAACTATTGAAGGAACATCCATAAAACTTCCGGAACCATTTATATTGATGGCAACCATGAACCCACTGGAAGCCGAAGGAGTTTATTCCCTTCCAGAAGCCCAGATGGACAGGTTTATGTTTAAAATTAATTTAGAATATCCTAAAAAAGATGAAGAAATTACAATGTTAAAAAAGAAGTATGAAGGATCTTTTGAAACAGTTAATTCAGTTATTTCTCCAGAAGATTTAAATGAAGCTTTTAAAAAGATTTTTGAAATTAAAGTTAGCGATGAAATACTGGAATATATTTATGAAATTGTAAAATTAACCCGTACTGATGATAGATTGTTATACGGGGTTTCCCCAAGGGCGTCTGAACAGATATTATATGCATCCAGAGCTCTTGCTTATTTAAATGACAGAAAATACGTAATACCTGATGATGTTAAAGAAGTTTCAAAATATGTTCTTGTGCACAAAATTAAATTAAAAATCGACTATGAAATTGAAGGAATATTAAATAAAGACGTTGTTAAAGAAATACTCGATAAAGCAGTTGTTCTTAAATAA
- a CDS encoding flippase, producing MAIKTKFKKLDKNLIFYMVSNIGSKFLIGLTGILLARYLTKYDFGNYTTVTTFLGLVFIFLSPGFIEYGLFEFSKNNNKIEKLTGELIYLFLALCIIGFVVTIIIYPYLYPYITYSLVILIFLKLFLDWFMNLITTILQSKNLFNNVSLLQILRSLTLVLPLILLYHYGYGLNVFLINVIVLALIMVVLITLKEVIGKNINLKNVKKGFSFNRSVIPSSKYFFISALMSYIYMQSDILMLSVMTTPLEVGRYAVVTTIITGAYLIPASLYNYYLPKMTQNFCERDFKKLLKIKFQFRNMILILMTSISLLLFGFPKTVLKMIYGLKYIDSYIILMILSGVLFLHSICYLTGAILTASGSQKLRSNIQIFVAVLNILLNIFAIPKYGAEGAAITTFITEILLYGLYYYFSKKRI from the coding sequence ATGGCTATAAAGACTAAATTTAAAAAGTTGGATAAAAATTTAATTTTTTACATGGTATCAAATATCGGGTCTAAATTTTTAATAGGACTAACTGGAATATTACTTGCAAGATATTTGACAAAATACGATTTTGGAAATTATACAACAGTAACTACTTTTTTAGGACTGGTTTTCATATTCCTATCTCCCGGTTTTATAGAATATGGATTATTTGAATTTTCTAAAAACAATAATAAAATTGAGAAACTTACGGGTGAATTGATATATTTATTTTTAGCTTTGTGTATAATTGGGTTTGTAGTTACGATTATAATTTATCCATACCTTTACCCCTACATCACTTATTCTTTAGTAATATTGATTTTTTTAAAGCTGTTTTTAGACTGGTTTATGAATCTGATTACTACAATATTACAATCTAAAAATCTATTTAACAATGTTTCATTACTACAGATATTAAGGTCTTTAACATTAGTTTTACCTTTAATACTCCTTTATCATTACGGTTATGGATTAAATGTGTTTTTAATCAATGTTATTGTGTTGGCATTGATTATGGTTGTTTTAATAACCTTAAAAGAAGTTATTGGTAAAAATATAAATTTAAAAAATGTTAAAAAGGGATTTTCATTTAATAGGTCTGTTATCCCAAGTTCAAAATATTTTTTTATTTCAGCATTAATGTCTTATATATACATGCAAAGCGATATATTAATGCTTTCAGTAATGACTACTCCTTTAGAAGTGGGTAGGTATGCAGTTGTTACAACAATAATAACAGGTGCATATTTAATTCCTGCTTCATTATACAATTATTATTTACCAAAAATGACACAAAATTTTTGTGAAAGAGACTTTAAAAAACTATTAAAAATAAAATTCCAATTTAGAAATATGATTTTAATATTAATGACCAGTATTTCCTTATTATTATTTGGATTTCCAAAAACTGTTCTAAAAATGATATATGGTTTAAAATATATTGATAGTTACATCATATTAATGATTTTGTCGGGGGTGTTGTTTTTACATTCGATATGTTATTTGACTGGAGCAATTCTTACGGCATCAGGAAGTCAAAAATTAAGAAGTAATATACAAATATTTGTTGCAGTTTTGAATATACTACTAAATATATTTGCAATTCCAAAATACGGTGCAGAGGGGGCGGCAATAACAACATTTATTACAGAAATTCTTCTTTATGGATTGTATTATTATTTTTCTAAAAAGAGAATATAA
- a CDS encoding UDP-glucose/GDP-mannose dehydrogenase family protein: MKISVIGTGYVGLIQSVGLSKLGFEVTGIDIDERKVKKLNSGISTLYEDNLEEELKKFINENLKFTSSYEPISNSDVIFLCVGTPQDDFGNADLKFLYSAVESIKKYIDNKPKTVVIKSTVPVGTCRKIQEILKDYPVEVVSNPEFLREGIAFKDFFEPERIVLGFENPENNRSINLLKKVYGHFEKNNVPFVISSWETSELIKYASNAFLAAKISFINEISKLSDKVGADIKTISEAMGMDERIGAKFLNAGIGYGGSCFPKDVKALAKQFESFEIESKIITSTENVNQAQTTWFFENKIKKYYGNVSGKTFAVLGLAFKPNTDDLRESKAIELINILLKNGAIVKGFDYIEKARENTLNKYILSDSKSIGYSLHILDHLEDAVFETDGIVIATEYDFNIENWMKIKELVKEPVIFDGKNVLDSKKLKSLGYTYFGVGRN, encoded by the coding sequence ATGAAAATATCAGTTATAGGCACAGGCTACGTTGGTTTAATTCAGTCAGTTGGACTTTCGAAATTGGGTTTTGAAGTTACCGGAATTGATATCGATGAAAGAAAAGTAAAAAAATTAAATAGTGGTATTAGTACACTCTACGAGGATAATCTAGAAGAAGAACTAAAAAAATTCATTAATGAAAATTTAAAATTTACTTCTTCTTACGAGCCCATTTCTAATTCAGACGTTATTTTTTTATGTGTTGGGACCCCCCAAGATGATTTTGGAAATGCGGATCTAAAATTTTTATATTCTGCAGTTGAGTCGATAAAAAAATATATCGATAATAAACCAAAAACTGTGGTGATTAAATCAACAGTTCCCGTTGGAACCTGTAGAAAAATACAAGAGATTTTAAAAGATTATCCTGTTGAAGTTGTTTCCAACCCAGAATTCTTAAGAGAGGGCATTGCCTTCAAGGATTTTTTTGAACCCGAAAGAATTGTTTTAGGTTTTGAAAATCCTGAAAATAACAGGTCTATTAATTTATTAAAAAAAGTTTATGGCCATTTTGAAAAAAACAATGTACCGTTTGTAATTTCTTCATGGGAAACTTCAGAATTAATAAAATACGCTTCAAACGCATTTTTAGCTGCCAAAATATCATTTATTAATGAAATTTCAAAATTATCTGATAAAGTGGGTGCAGATATCAAAACAATTAGTGAAGCTATGGGAATGGATGAAAGAATCGGCGCAAAATTTTTAAATGCCGGAATTGGATATGGCGGTTCATGCTTTCCAAAAGATGTAAAAGCGCTTGCAAAACAGTTCGAAAGTTTTGAAATTGAATCAAAAATAATAACTTCAACTGAAAATGTAAATCAAGCTCAAACTACCTGGTTTTTTGAAAATAAAATCAAAAAATATTATGGAAATGTTTCTGGAAAAACTTTTGCAGTACTTGGATTAGCATTTAAACCAAATACTGACGATTTAAGAGAAAGTAAAGCCATTGAATTGATAAATATTCTTTTAAAAAATGGTGCGATTGTCAAAGGTTTTGACTACATTGAAAAAGCTAGGGAAAATACATTAAATAAATATATACTTTCCGATTCTAAAAGTATTGGTTATAGCTTACATATCCTTGACCATTTAGAAGATGCAGTATTTGAGACAGACGGAATTGTAATTGCTACCGAGTATGATTTCAATATTGAAAACTGGATGAAAATAAAAGAATTAGTTAAGGAACCGGTAATTTTTGACGGTAAAAATGTATTGGATTCTAAAAAATTAAAAAGTTTGGGCTATACCTATTTTGGTGTTGGAAGAAATTAA
- a CDS encoding acyl-CoA dehydratase activase: MILSIDIGSTTTKFVLMKDNKIIDYNIKDLGVVVEESDVLKMVEEFKNGREIKKTVATGYGRHKISFADKVVPEVIALGKGANYFFKDADGLVDIGGQDSKVLKIKEGQVIDFILSDKCAAGTGKFLEKCIDILNLDKELNEYSSESCAKISSMCAVFAESEIISLLSKKIPKEEIIMGIYDSISNRIVPMVKRMKLEKIVFSGGVAKNKILIGVLERHLGKTLLIPEEPQIVCAVGACLMA; this comes from the coding sequence ATGATTTTAAGTATAGACATAGGTTCAACCACAACCAAATTCGTATTAATGAAAGATAACAAAATAATAGACTATAATATAAAAGATTTGGGAGTTGTAGTTGAAGAAAGCGATGTTTTAAAAATGGTTGAAGAATTTAAAAATGGACGAGAAATCAAAAAAACTGTTGCAACAGGTTATGGAAGACATAAAATTTCTTTTGCTGACAAAGTGGTTCCAGAAGTAATTGCCCTTGGAAAAGGTGCCAACTACTTTTTTAAAGATGCTGATGGATTAGTCGATATTGGGGGGCAGGACAGCAAAGTTTTAAAAATAAAAGAAGGACAGGTTATCGATTTTATCCTTTCTGACAAATGCGCTGCGGGAACTGGAAAATTTTTGGAAAAGTGTATTGATATTTTAAATTTAGATAAAGAATTAAATGAATATTCTTCAGAAAGCTGTGCAAAAATATCTTCGATGTGTGCGGTTTTCGCGGAAAGCGAAATAATTTCCCTCCTTTCTAAAAAAATTCCAAAAGAAGAAATCATAATGGGAATTTACGACAGTATTTCAAATAGAATCGTTCCAATGGTTAAACGAATGAAACTTGAAAAAATTGTATTTAGCGGAGGGGTTGCTAAAAATAAAATTTTGATTGGAGTACTTGAAAGACACCTTGGAAAAACATTATTGATCCCCGAAGAACCTCAAATCGTCTGCGCTGTTGGAGCTTGCCTGATGGCTTGA
- a CDS encoding DUF4350 domain-containing protein, with product MEKYIKYLLLAVIGTVFLSLPAGIPMIKSYSEYSSFNTDWDGCSKFTKHIYDSEIRITPIYSPYEDYKFDKNGILFIIGPEIGFSDFEIEKIGNFVKDGNTIIIADDFGTSNLILEKLDLPNKFTKNKLNDIFYISNENLIEYNVSEYYGGGVVVTNIPTYTAKEGVVTTSNFSKSGSKIGSLSLISEINYGNGKIILIADPDIFTNGLYEYNQNFLENFIAKLNSNHIYIDEIHHKDFGYEINVLYIQKSVPKEFTLVLMLILISLFHISNKKLFNGKTKKLISKFAKKRKENEEGILEDISENHGIDLNDLKRVIKNIKDGNNGRKRITK from the coding sequence ATGGAAAAATACATTAAATATTTATTACTTGCAGTTATTGGCACAGTATTTTTGTCCCTTCCAGCTGGAATTCCAATGATAAAATCATATAGCGAATACAGTAGTTTTAATACAGATTGGGATGGTTGCTCGAAATTTACCAAACACATTTATGATTCAGAAATTAGAATAACTCCAATATATTCTCCCTATGAAGATTATAAATTTGATAAAAATGGTATTTTGTTTATAATTGGCCCCGAAATTGGTTTTTCAGATTTTGAAATTGAAAAGATTGGAAATTTTGTTAAAGATGGAAATACCATTATAATTGCAGATGATTTTGGAACTTCAAACCTGATTCTTGAAAAATTAGATTTACCAAATAAATTTACTAAAAATAAGCTAAATGACATTTTTTACATTTCAAATGAAAATTTAATAGAATACAACGTTTCAGAATATTATGGTGGAGGAGTTGTAGTTACGAATATTCCGACATATACTGCTAAAGAAGGCGTTGTTACTACAAGTAATTTTTCAAAATCAGGTTCAAAAATAGGCTCCTTATCGCTAATTTCCGAAATAAATTATGGAAATGGAAAAATAATATTGATAGCGGATCCAGATATATTTACAAATGGATTATATGAATACAACCAGAATTTCCTCGAAAATTTCATTGCTAAATTAAATTCAAACCATATTTATATTGATGAAATACACCATAAAGACTTTGGATATGAAATAAATGTTTTATACATTCAAAAATCAGTTCCAAAAGAATTTACTCTAGTTTTAATGTTAATATTGATTAGTTTATTTCATATTAGTAATAAAAAGTTATTTAATGGTAAAACCAAAAAACTAATTTCAAAATTTGCGAAAAAAAGAAAGGAAAATGAAGAAGGAATATTGGAAGATATTTCAGAAAATCACGGCATTGATTTAAATGATTTAAAAAGAGTAATTAAAAATATAAAAGATGGTAACAATGGAAGGAAAAGAATTACTAAGTAA
- a CDS encoding DUF58 domain-containing protein, which yields MEKQDFLAYVSILLFLEGYLFVNILPTLFGVAILSYLLILKLSFNPDFEIEMQTSSLEFVENETFEIILKIKNNSRYPLTFKIKPNNDNFSWKFNSNIISPNDTGKISIFLKANSKGSFLIENISLIVSDVFEIFEKTFDVGNSLNINVYPSNESIVKGIRTNRNTKLGKEALSASKTGQRTSEFDHLRDYNIGDQFKHIDWKSSLKSGRLISKEFLKEIEGEINVLVDVSSNFLKDFSGGALKTDYVSILTFQIIFYIIKNHNSVNILFFDDSGLVDIKNNIKTKESLKKCIKDKLIPKKGTPPTSNLNGRFFEKSAFFELLKPFLKNSPEKCLSLVNLINSKSTAIIITDISRYKELIILNNKLNKKNSKLYVVSPNPFLFGLDKITEEEIPKIYQKYVQREKNILKLNKICPTVDVSPNDLADQIIGEFK from the coding sequence ATGGAAAAACAGGATTTTTTAGCATATGTTTCAATTTTACTTTTTTTGGAAGGATATTTATTTGTAAACATACTTCCGACATTGTTTGGGGTTGCCATTTTATCATATCTTTTGATTTTAAAGCTTTCTTTTAATCCAGATTTTGAAATTGAGATGCAAACCTCCAGTTTAGAATTTGTCGAAAACGAAACTTTTGAAATAATATTAAAAATTAAAAATAATTCCAGATATCCATTAACTTTTAAAATTAAACCAAATAATGATAATTTTTCGTGGAAATTTAATAGCAATATCATTTCACCCAATGATACTGGAAAAATTTCCATATTTTTAAAAGCTAACTCAAAAGGAAGCTTTTTAATCGAAAATATATCACTAATAGTTTCTGACGTATTTGAAATTTTCGAAAAAACTTTTGATGTTGGAAATTCACTAAATATCAACGTTTATCCATCAAATGAAAGTATTGTTAAAGGAATCAGAACAAATAGAAATACAAAACTCGGTAAAGAAGCACTTTCAGCAAGTAAAACCGGGCAGAGAACATCTGAATTTGATCATCTGCGAGATTATAATATAGGCGACCAATTTAAACATATCGATTGGAAATCTTCATTAAAATCAGGGCGCTTAATTTCAAAAGAATTTTTAAAAGAAATTGAAGGAGAAATTAATGTTCTAGTCGATGTCAGTAGCAATTTTTTAAAGGATTTTAGTGGGGGTGCATTAAAGACTGATTATGTCAGTATTTTAACATTTCAAATTATCTTTTACATCATAAAAAATCATAACTCAGTAAACATTTTGTTTTTTGATGATTCGGGGCTTGTTGATATTAAAAATAACATTAAAACTAAAGAATCATTGAAAAAATGTATTAAAGATAAATTAATCCCTAAAAAAGGAACCCCCCCTACATCCAATTTAAATGGGAGATTTTTTGAAAAATCTGCGTTTTTTGAATTATTAAAACCTTTTTTAAAAAATTCTCCGGAAAAATGTTTGTCGCTCGTAAATCTTATAAATTCAAAGAGTACTGCAATTATCATAACGGATATTTCAAGATATAAGGAACTTATAATTCTAAATAATAAACTTAATAAAAAAAATTCAAAATTATACGTAGTTTCTCCAAATCCATTTTTATTTGGGCTTGATAAAATAACTGAAGAAGAAATTCCTAAGATTTATCAAAAGTACGTACAGAGGGAAAAAAATATATTAAAATTAAATAAAATATGTCCTACCGTAGATGTTAGTCCAAACGACCTAGCAGATCAGATAATTGGTGAATTTAAATGA
- a CDS encoding DUF1616 domain-containing protein has product MDKELLNKVLTGFLLIVLIVSIMGVVYIIKNPKQSEYFSEFYILGKSGMAYDYPTELYSGETGYLTIGIVNHEGRNVTYYGETWIIKSDSSNISEIDIKNAVILDSYIATLEPKPLIVEGDWEAQFEKNYSFSIDESGNYQMWFFLFKDNVSNDNISKKLQNAKNNTILSLKLNIDVSNWT; this is encoded by the coding sequence ATGGATAAAGAACTTCTAAATAAGGTTTTAACCGGTTTTTTACTTATTGTATTAATCGTATCTATAATGGGCGTTGTATATATCATAAAAAATCCAAAACAGTCAGAATATTTTTCTGAATTCTACATTCTTGGAAAAAGTGGCATGGCATACGACTACCCAACTGAACTTTATTCTGGAGAAACTGGTTATTTAACAATTGGAATTGTAAACCACGAAGGAAGAAATGTTACGTATTATGGCGAAACGTGGATTATAAAGTCTGATTCTAGCAATATTTCAGAGATTGATATTAAAAATGCAGTAATTTTGGATAGTTATATTGCTACACTTGAACCAAAACCCTTGATTGTTGAAGGTGACTGGGAAGCCCAATTTGAAAAAAATTACAGCTTTTCAATAGATGAATCTGGAAACTATCAGATGTGGTTTTTCCTGTTTAAAGACAATGTTTCAAATGATAACATTTCAAAAAAACTACAAAATGCAAAGAACAATACGATACTCAGTTTAAAATTAAACATTGATGTTTCAAACTGGACTTAA